TGTCATTGAACACGTAAGAGCCTACATGTTTAATTATAGGGAAAGTTCATGCGCAATTTTTCAGGGCACGCTGTTGGGCTCATATCCTCATTCCTCACATAACCTCCTTACAACTCCTGCTGGTGAAGGTAATGAAGAGACAAGTGCAATCAATGTAAGCAGGGAATATAAATACAGTTGACTAAATACTAAAACATTATAGAACTTTAAACTATGTTGCATAGGATATGATTTTTGTAATCGTAAAACTAAtcttttttgtaaattgatTTGGATCATAACATTTATCTTCAATTTTGATGATTATGATTTATTATTTAGACCtatgatgacaatgacaatgaagaTAACAAGTGTTGCATTTGGTTTACATGATGGTGAGTATTATTTGCATACTGACAGTCATTTGCAGATTAACAGACCATTCGCCTATTAATAGTGCCATTTGCATACCAATAGTTGTGTTTGCATACTCATAGTTccatttgcatacaaatactATCTTTTGAATACTGATAGTGTCTTGTGtgtactaatttgcatagcaatagttcatttgaataataatatagtcatttgcatattaagttttatttgcatacttataattctatttatatatttatatcctAAAAGTATACTTTAGATAGTATAACTTTGTGAATTACTAAAAACAGTAACGGTTTCCATATGAGATGGTCATGAGAAATGAATAGATGAACTGAAACAACATGTTTCCAGTTTTTCTACATCTACTTCAACATAGTGAATATACTGCTACTAACAACTATCTTGTCCACACACAGGGTCTGCAAAAGATGGCTCAAATTTACATCCAAAACAAAGGAAAGAGGCAATAAGGTCAGTGTTGAGCTGGAGTATAGCAAACCTACTTAATTTTCATGTTCTCATATTCTTGCCAATTGCAATCTTGTCAGTTGCAATTATTGCTAATCTGATTATACCACAATATCTTTCTTCTACAGGCAATTTCCCCCTGTTCTTGAGTACTACAGCTATATCTTCCACTTCCAAACCTTTCTAGTCGgaccattttgtttttatactgaCTATATTGATTTCATTCAAGGGAAACATCTTGTAccatacaaaatcaaaactaaagaTGGTAAAGAAGTTATTATAAGCAGGGAACCATCCGTAACGGTAAGTTTATCGTCTGACgtgtttcatttgataaacaAAAGCATATCTAGTGACATTCAATTGTAGTGTTCCTATATGTTGTgcacggatggatggatgcatgtatatataaatatataaatatatacatgtgtatgtacatatgtaccaaattgtgTGTAtgcacgtgtgtatgtatgtatgtatgtatgtatgtatgtatgtatgtatgtatgtatgtatgtatgtatgtatgtatgcaagcatgcatgcatgcatgcatgcatgcatgtatgcatggacgtatgtatgtatgtatgtatgtatgtatgtatgtatgtatgtatgtatgtatgtatgtatgcatgcatggatggatggatggatgtatgtatgtatgtatgtatgtatgtatgtatggatggatggatggatgtatgtatgtatgtatgaatgtatgtatgtatgtatgtatgtatgtatgtatgtatgtatgcaagcatgcatgcatgtatgtatgcatggatgtatgtatgtatgtatggatgtatgtatggatggatgtatgtatgtatgtatgtatgcatgtatgtatgtatgtatgtatgtatgtatgtatgtatgtatgcatacatgcatgcatgcatgcatgtatgtatgtatatatgtatgtatgtatgtatgtatgcatgtatgcatgcatgcatgcatgcatgcatgtatgtttgtatgtatgtatgtatgtatgtatgtatgtatgtatgtatgtatgtatgtatgtatgtatgtatgcatgcatgcatgcatgcatgcatgcatgtatgtatgcatgtatgcatgtatgtatgtatgtatgtgtcaagTTTTTTTGACCATATATACTTGAGATTGTATGAGAATAGCATATATAACAGCTGTTACAGTAggaaattgtatgtatgtatgtatgtatgtatgtatgtatgtatgtatgtacatgtatgtatgcatgcatgcatgcatgcatgcatgcatgtatgtatgtatgtatgtatgtatgtatgtatgcatgtatgcatgtatgtatgtatgtatgtatgtatgtgtcaagTTTTTTTGACCATATATACTTGAGATTGTATGAGAATAGTATATACAACAGCTGTTACAGTAGGAAATTGTCTAAACTTTTCAATGTATTATTACAAAATCccttttttctcatttttcagATTGCCCTGTTTCGGAAATCAATGCTTTTCATAACATCGACTATAATTGTTTACTTCTCTAGCCCATATTATCCAATCAAGGGCATCACGAGTAAGTGTTCTGAATTAGTAATGTTGAATAATTATAACAGGTAAAACAATCCGTTGCTATTTACGGCCATTACTAAAATTTtctatgttttttttcaaaataaaaaagtgaTAATAAAGGTACAATGAACTCTTTTAgcattaatattccattttatgttTGTTCAGAACACAAAacagttatacatttacatgtaccaaaataaaaatgcCCTGCCATATATGGTTAACTGGTTTGTACTTTTGCTTTCTTTTATCAGGAAGACAGAAGAACATTGTTGATTTTATATGCCTATTTCCTTTTCTCCCCCTTTTTAAATAGCTGTAATAGCTATAcgtctgataggaagaaatagacaacacagagaccatttggaaaacaatggataacctgaactagacactcactcatgaaaaaatataatgagatgaaattaaaaatctacGTACCCCacatattttaaatttgaatgtaAGTGGAAccacatcattttttttattaagttaaagtgtaggtaatatagccatatcgttacataataatgtattgacttgagcaaaattggggtattgaagttAATTttcaagtacatttgtactctatggctttcgatgATGTGTATGGTTTGCTAATTTATGCTATTAAATGCCACTACATGCCCTTCTTTAAAAAGTGCTCACTGTGGGTGTGGACACCCCCTCGCACACCCTCCCACTAGCTTATGCAGCTCCCTGCTTTCTTTTCCAATTAGTTTGGAATTGTAATGTAATATTCAGATttgatatagataatacagtgaatcCATCAAAGAATAATCACTCTAAAATGTATTAATGCACCTTGGAGACTGAATATTGGGCATAACAATTATAGATTCATGACACTAAACCGAAAAGTCCATTATGTTCAAATAATACCAATAAGCAGTCCTAACATTTGTTCTGTAAgcatgggtaaatgtatgtctgtatgtgtatctctgtaaatttgaataatttcatttcaaaaaccaTTAAACCTGTTCTACTACATAATTAGATTGATATCACATAATcctttcagatttcttatagtttggcacacctttttgccaattGAGGGGTATATCATTTACTATAACCAAGATGTTTGCAATCAATTATCATGTGTAAGAACAACTTATTTTAATGACCGTGAATAGCGACGGATTTAAAACTATATATGTTTGAcaacattcaatattattttttaaataaatatgtgcgtgtgtgtgtgtgtgtgtgtgtgtgtgtgtgtgtgtgtgtgtgtgtgtgtgtgtgtgtgtgtgtgatgacacacacccacacacactcttccacccccacccccacaccataccacacacaaattatgttgtatgttgtcGTTTACTTTTATTGTAGCGAGATAAGTATAATCTATATATTTCAGGTGAAGAAATGAAGAATTCCTCTCCTGTATATCGTTCTGTGTATATAactatgcatatgtatgtgagGATGTTTAAATACCTATGTGCATTTACATCTGGTGAGTAACCATGTATtgattcatatatacatgtacatatatttccatTCCAGCATGTATTGTGATTAGCCGGTTGTCATGTCTTGTCGTACAAttcatgcgtgcgtgcgtgcgtgcgtgcgcgcgcgcgcgcgcgcgcgcgcgtgtgtgtgtgtgtgtgtgtgtgtgtgtgtttaacaACGCAACgtatcattttataaataaagAGTTACGTATTTAAACACGCCTTGCTCCTGATATGATTTGCAAAGATATCAACAGAGCTTTCGATTTGAAGGTGAAACTAAGTGAGTAACCTTTCGTTCTACCTTATCTCTACAGCTGATTTAGTGTGCAATGCTTCTGGCTTTGGTTTCAATGGCTATGATGAAAACGGTAAACCTAAATGGGACCTAGTGACTCAAACTCATATTATAAAATTTTTGgtaatatgaataatatttttgatatcTTAATGTGGAAGTCGTTTTCTGTGGGATATCTATAAATTAAAAGGTGAATTAAAATGTGCCTGAAACTTTTATTAAGGATATTTCAAAGCAcatgaaaaatattgttttgcaTCTTTGCGCCACACGTCTTTCTTGAAAGGAGTGTTGAAATAAACCTTGAGCTTTTTTTAGCAATCAACATTTTATAATCTCCGGGGACTCTGCCAGAAAATACTTtgatttgtagtgacaaggccccgcCGCTTGTCACTCGTATTGTCCGCGGCCGAGGAACAGAaaatatttggcaatatatgataattatgatattccattttctatatttatatttaatagAACTCCTAATTATGGGTTGTCGTATCACTCCTTGGGTAACACGTTCAATTTTACACAGTCAAATAGcatttttctaaaatatacTCATTCATTCCAGACGTCAATTGATGTCAAAGATAACATCGCCAGTTGGAACATCCCTACTGTTCGTTGGTTGAAATACGCCTGTTATTATCGCGTGCCTTATCACAAAGACAAACTGACCCTTCTACTGTCGGCTGTCTGGCATGGTTTTTATCCAGGATACTACTGGGTACTGGTTCTGAATTTCACCATTGCCCGAAAGACATCGAGTACAGTATGTAGACGTTTACATTGTGTCGTTGATGTTTGGTCgttcaacaaaataaattgcagTCCAGTACTTCCTTGTATTTGTGAAAAACCGTAATGACCTAATAcaatagatatatatttattttatttttacgaTAACACCCGCAATACCGTAAATGTAACATTGTTTGATGGTTGGATGGTAGATGTCACATGACCCCTGACGTATGCTGACTCACTCTTGTGCTTTACATATTGAATTGCCTCCTGAAATGCTATAAACACGTGCACTATGAAATTAATGTCGTGTATTGAATGCCATGGTCCATCATGGTTATGCCGTGTTTTGATTTTCAAAGCTGTTTGCGTACACTAGCCTTTGCTTGTGTTGAATTTCATAAAACTTGGCGTAAGGGTAATTAGCGGTTTCTAGTATCAAGTGAATTGCTTAAGCCTCTCTTTCGCAATTTTGTAAATTACTGTATTAATATGTGAACGTTGTACCCTTTGTTGCAGATGCACCAGTACATGAAGCAATTCGTAACAACAAGAGGACGAAAATTGGTATATAGCAGTATTT
This region of Glandiceps talaboti chromosome 4, keGlaTala1.1, whole genome shotgun sequence genomic DNA includes:
- the LOC144434175 gene encoding membrane-bound glycerophospholipid O-acyltransferase 2-like, coding for MAFGFLITLADMAKLPLQEMLFPFLQVCSLILAIIYRHVLHPKRVSPTTRHVVAIVIGLTIGFYCFSWSILHLLLHSTVGYCLMKFLNRKYMSVVVFFVLMAYLSIEHLRTMMMDDSSQLLHLEAPMMTMTMKITSVAFGLHDGSAKDGSNLHPKQRKEAIRQFPPVLEYYSYIFHFQTFLVGPFCFYTDYIDFIQGKHLVPYKIKTKDGKEVIISREPSVTIALFRKSMLFITSTIIVYFSSPYYPIKGITTDLVCNASGFGFNGYDENGKPKWDLVTQTHIIKFLTSIDVKDNIASWNIPTVRWLKYACYYRVPYHKDKLTLLLSAVWHGFYPGYYWVLVLNFTIARKTSSTMHQYMKQFVTTRGRKLVYSSICWVFTTLLLQYFTTPFVLQSNQATIEFYSSVYFWGHIIPLLLLCILPTKNTTRGITSSDTVPPPPTTTASHVPRDYLDGKQEK